The Corynebacterium suranareeae genome window below encodes:
- a CDS encoding D-hexose-6-phosphate mutarotase — translation MTTFITSGGLEFSPAGAHIVHADSPEGELLYLSSATKFGEGNAIRGGVPLIAPWFGGLLGLEPSHGWARRSAWDVTDENGQIHASYGRDGLLLDVRSSSTKVGFEITMRLRNDTDEARTVQLAFHPYFKVEDVEKIEVRGLDGVDILDRLNDEVETQDGAITFEGEFDRIALGTPVVRIFDTERIITIEGDGHDSTVVWNPGESRASSMADIGDGEWRDFVCVEPALLGADQQGVRVAPGQSVTVGMQVSVEKRS, via the coding sequence ATGACTACGTTTATTACTTCAGGTGGCTTGGAGTTCTCCCCTGCCGGTGCGCATATTGTTCATGCTGATTCACCAGAAGGTGAACTCCTCTATTTAAGTTCTGCGACAAAATTTGGTGAAGGCAACGCCATTCGTGGTGGTGTACCGCTTATTGCCCCATGGTTTGGCGGTTTGCTTGGTTTGGAGCCTTCGCATGGTTGGGCTCGACGTTCTGCCTGGGATGTCACCGATGAAAATGGTCAAATTCATGCATCTTATGGTCGGGATGGGTTATTGCTAGATGTTCGGTCAAGCAGCACCAAGGTTGGTTTTGAGATCACCATGCGGTTGCGCAACGACACCGATGAGGCCCGCACTGTGCAGTTGGCTTTCCACCCTTATTTCAAGGTTGAGGATGTGGAAAAGATCGAAGTCCGTGGCCTGGATGGTGTGGATATTTTAGATCGCCTCAACGATGAAGTAGAAACCCAAGATGGTGCCATTACTTTTGAGGGCGAGTTCGACCGCATTGCGCTGGGCACTCCGGTTGTGCGGATTTTTGATACCGAACGCATCATCACTATTGAAGGCGATGGGCACGATTCGACTGTGGTGTGGAATCCAGGCGAAAGTCGCGCCTCCTCCATGGCCGATATTGGCGATGGTGAATGGCGCGACTTTGTGTGCGTTGAGCCGGCGCTTTTAGGTGCTGATCAACAGGGAGTGAGGGTGGCTCCGGGACAGTCAGTCACCGTTGGGATGCAGGTAAGCGTCGAAAAGCGTTCTTAG
- a CDS encoding PepSY-associated TM helix domain-containing protein, whose product MTFTRTSVAPSQALRLLHRLHFFAGVICAPLILIAALTGLVYSFAPTIENLSNQKLLTVEVEDTRLPVSELVDIAQQHHPDLPVTGVRIGDETSTTRVLFADDQLPESTVHAVFINPYSGEITGDTTQYGSSAALPFRHWISQGHRMLWLGEPGRIYSELAASWLGVLAMGGFALLWLRQRKPRRVQAMLRTGGSGRVKTYRRHAALGTIAGLGFIFLTFTGLTWSSYAGANISTLRAELNWTQPALDTSLTSNSASIAHDEHAGHHMPMAASISESESIDLVASTALENLRTPLTITPPSESGQAWTAAENRQSFRFTTDAIAINGETGALTNRLNSADWPLAAQASAWLIQLHMGTLLGFGNQVVLAALAISITIMICLGYSLLWQRRPRSGWPAAPRRVVLQHPTKGTLILGAALLAYCVLAPLFAVSLIAFIVISLCIHFVRTARKPQDSAL is encoded by the coding sequence ATGACTTTTACTCGTACAAGCGTTGCGCCTTCTCAAGCACTGCGCTTGCTGCATCGGCTTCATTTTTTCGCCGGCGTAATTTGTGCACCGCTGATCCTGATCGCGGCACTAACTGGGCTTGTTTATTCCTTTGCCCCCACGATTGAAAATCTTTCTAACCAAAAACTTCTGACTGTAGAAGTCGAGGACACAAGGTTGCCAGTCAGCGAGCTTGTTGACATCGCCCAACAACACCACCCCGATTTACCTGTAACCGGCGTTCGCATCGGCGATGAAACATCTACAACCCGCGTTCTGTTTGCCGATGACCAGCTTCCAGAATCAACGGTCCATGCTGTATTCATCAACCCTTATAGTGGCGAGATCACCGGTGACACCACCCAATATGGAAGTTCTGCAGCCTTGCCGTTTAGACACTGGATTTCTCAAGGTCACCGCATGTTATGGCTTGGTGAACCAGGGCGAATCTATTCAGAGCTTGCCGCTAGTTGGTTAGGTGTTCTAGCCATGGGCGGTTTTGCTTTGCTGTGGTTGCGGCAAAGAAAACCCCGGCGTGTGCAAGCAATGCTGCGCACTGGTGGTAGTGGCCGAGTAAAAACGTATCGCCGTCATGCAGCCCTGGGCACTATCGCTGGTTTAGGTTTTATCTTTCTCACGTTCACCGGTCTAACCTGGTCGTCTTATGCCGGAGCTAATATTTCTACGCTGCGCGCGGAACTGAATTGGACTCAACCTGCCCTGGATACTTCACTAACATCTAATTCAGCATCAATTGCTCATGATGAACACGCAGGCCACCACATGCCGATGGCAGCCAGCATTTCCGAATCTGAGTCCATTGATCTCGTTGCCTCTACTGCCCTAGAGAATCTTCGTACTCCTTTGACCATCACTCCCCCAAGTGAATCAGGCCAAGCCTGGACAGCTGCGGAAAACCGCCAGTCTTTTCGTTTTACAACCGATGCAATTGCCATCAATGGTGAAACCGGCGCATTAACCAACCGTCTTAATTCCGCCGATTGGCCTCTTGCAGCTCAAGCTAGTGCGTGGTTGATCCAACTTCACATGGGAACACTTCTCGGATTTGGCAATCAGGTTGTACTCGCTGCACTGGCAATCTCAATCACCATCATGATTTGTCTGGGATATTCCCTGCTGTGGCAACGTCGCCCTCGTAGCGGCTGGCCAGCTGCACCTCGTCGAGTAGTACTTCAACACCCCACAAAAGGAACACTAATTTTAGGTGCTGCACTACTTGCCTATTGTGTGTTGGCTCCCCTGTTTGCAGTTTCCCTCATTGCTTTTATAGTGATTAGCCTGTGCATCCACTTTGTGCGCACTGCAAGAAAACCCCAAGACTCAGCACTTTAG
- a CDS encoding AtuA-related protein, with translation MICLDDLANTRTGDKGDTLILGVFPHNTTAFHHLVHYLNCSTVAIHFGVSEHVVTREIIDSVESMVFKIEGILGGGVTGSPVLDGHGKTLSYHALGIPLPTLA, from the coding sequence ATGATCTGCCTTGATGACCTAGCCAACACCCGAACCGGAGATAAAGGCGACACCCTGATTCTTGGGGTATTTCCACACAACACCACGGCGTTTCACCACTTAGTCCACTACCTCAATTGCAGTACTGTTGCAATACATTTTGGTGTCTCTGAACACGTAGTTACTCGAGAAATTATTGATTCGGTGGAATCTATGGTTTTCAAAATCGAAGGCATCTTAGGAGGCGGTGTCACAGGTTCACCAGTACTTGATGGCCATGGAAAAACGCTGAGCTATCACGCGCTTGGCATCCCGCTTCCGACATTGGCATAG
- a CDS encoding metallophosphoesterase yields MTDIWFSSDLHLGHKFVAEMRGFDDPNDHDEEILGNFENLIRPGDVLWLLGDLSSGAQRAEERALALIAERLGGVVKHLIPGNHDSCHPMYRHAYKRQPRFLEIFDSVQAFQRMKWDGEDVYLSHFPRPGQDHPGMESRFDDLRLRVPLLAHGHLHSQFPMTRPGQVDVGVDAWGLKPAPLELVQRKMWESLAEKI; encoded by the coding sequence ATGACTGACATCTGGTTTAGTTCGGATCTTCATTTGGGTCACAAATTTGTAGCAGAGATGCGTGGTTTTGATGATCCAAACGATCATGATGAGGAAATTCTAGGGAACTTTGAAAACTTGATTCGCCCGGGTGATGTGCTGTGGCTGTTGGGTGATTTGTCCTCTGGGGCGCAGCGCGCCGAAGAGCGCGCGTTGGCCTTAATTGCTGAGCGGCTGGGCGGCGTCGTAAAGCATCTTATTCCTGGAAACCACGATTCTTGCCATCCGATGTATCGTCATGCATATAAGCGCCAGCCACGATTTTTGGAAATTTTTGATTCTGTTCAGGCGTTTCAACGAATGAAATGGGATGGGGAAGATGTGTATCTTTCACACTTTCCCAGGCCGGGCCAAGACCATCCGGGAATGGAATCGCGCTTTGATGATTTACGGCTGCGCGTTCCATTATTGGCGCATGGTCATTTGCACTCACAGTTTCCCATGACCAGGCCCGGGCAAGTTGATGTTGGGGTTGATGCATGGGGGCTGAAACCTGCACCGCTTGAGCTCGTGCAAAGGAAAATGTGGGAATCTTTAGCCGAAAAAATCTAA
- the rbsK2 gene encoding ribokinase RbsK2, protein MNNRIVVVGSINADLNVLVDRHPAPGETILGSGGNITAGGKGANQAVAAALQGADVAFIGAVGNDPYAQPALEFLRSSGVDLSAVTEADETTGLAVITVSKDGENNIVVIPGANALVNCDYVSSHSDLLAHAGIVLLQGEIPADGFKEAVHHTMGRVVVNLAPVIEVEKSALLEADPIIANEHEAGLILDQLDASIDSTDPHDLAQALLDAGFASVVMTLGSAGALVADSTGITDIATPKVQAVDTTGAGDAFAGAFCARLIKGDSLVDAAQHAARVGAFSVQTAGAQASYPDAGATLPTV, encoded by the coding sequence ATGAATAATCGCATCGTTGTCGTCGGTTCAATCAACGCTGATTTAAATGTCCTAGTCGATCGACACCCCGCCCCTGGTGAAACAATTTTAGGCAGCGGTGGCAACATAACTGCTGGTGGCAAGGGAGCAAATCAAGCTGTTGCGGCCGCACTCCAAGGTGCTGATGTCGCTTTTATCGGCGCTGTGGGCAATGATCCTTACGCGCAGCCTGCTTTAGAATTCCTCCGCTCTTCAGGTGTTGATCTCTCAGCTGTTACCGAAGCAGATGAAACCACTGGGCTTGCTGTGATCACTGTTTCTAAAGACGGGGAAAATAATATCGTTGTTATCCCCGGCGCGAATGCGCTGGTCAATTGTGATTATGTAAGTAGTCATTCCGATCTTCTTGCACATGCCGGCATCGTATTGTTGCAGGGTGAAATTCCTGCCGATGGTTTCAAAGAGGCCGTTCACCACACCATGGGCCGAGTCGTGGTCAACCTTGCCCCTGTTATTGAGGTGGAGAAATCAGCACTGCTGGAAGCCGACCCGATTATTGCCAATGAACATGAGGCTGGTCTTATTTTGGACCAGCTTGATGCAAGCATCGACTCCACAGATCCACACGACTTGGCGCAAGCACTACTTGATGCCGGCTTCGCCTCAGTTGTTATGACGTTAGGATCTGCGGGCGCTTTGGTTGCTGATTCCACCGGAATCACCGATATTGCGACACCAAAAGTGCAGGCAGTTGACACCACAGGTGCTGGTGACGCTTTTGCGGGAGCGTTCTGCGCCCGCTTAATCAAGGGAGATTCGCTTGTCGACGCCGCCCAGCACGCAGCACGCGTCGGCGCCTTCTCGGTGCAAACCGCCGGAGCGCAGGCGTCCTATCCGGACGCTGGCGCCACACTCCCTACTGTGTAA
- a CDS encoding bile acid:sodium symporter family protein, with protein sequence MSDTGIKEEKKEGRSAAIIVYAFPSFILLGAIIAFVFPEPFIPLTNYINIFLTIIMFTMGLTLTVPDFQMVLKRPLPVLIGVVAQFVIMPALAILVAKIFNLNPALAVGLLMLGSVPGGTSSNVIAFLSRGDVALSVTMTSVSTIVSPIMTPFLMLMLAGTETAVDGAGMAWTLVQTVLLPVIIGLVLRVFLNKWIDMILPILPYLSILGIGGVVFGAVAANAERLVTVGLIVFVAVIVHNVLGYVLGYLTGRLFKFPEAANRTMAIEIGTQSAGLASGMAGRFFTPEAALPGAVAAVVHNITGAIYVGLVRNRPMPEETKVSAKNKDTVEVSQ encoded by the coding sequence GTGTCAGACACAGGAATTAAAGAAGAAAAGAAAGAAGGCCGCTCAGCGGCCATCATTGTTTACGCATTCCCAAGCTTTATTTTGCTTGGCGCGATCATCGCATTTGTCTTCCCGGAACCATTTATTCCGCTGACAAACTACATCAATATTTTCCTCACGATCATCATGTTCACCATGGGCTTGACCCTCACGGTGCCTGATTTTCAGATGGTGCTCAAACGCCCATTGCCCGTCTTGATCGGTGTAGTAGCGCAGTTTGTCATCATGCCAGCACTGGCTATTTTGGTGGCAAAGATCTTCAACCTCAACCCAGCCTTGGCCGTTGGTCTACTCATGCTGGGATCTGTCCCTGGTGGAACATCCTCCAACGTCATCGCGTTTTTATCCCGAGGTGATGTTGCACTGTCAGTCACCATGACCTCAGTATCGACAATTGTTTCCCCAATCATGACCCCATTCCTCATGCTGATGTTGGCTGGCACGGAAACCGCAGTCGACGGAGCAGGCATGGCGTGGACACTGGTCCAAACAGTTCTCCTGCCAGTGATCATTGGCCTAGTTCTGCGTGTGTTCTTAAACAAATGGATCGATATGATCTTGCCGATCCTTCCTTACCTTTCCATCTTGGGCATCGGAGGTGTTGTTTTCGGCGCAGTGGCAGCAAACGCAGAACGTCTTGTGACTGTCGGACTGATCGTGTTCGTTGCTGTTATTGTCCACAACGTTCTTGGCTACGTACTGGGATATCTCACCGGACGCCTCTTCAAATTCCCCGAAGCAGCCAACCGCACCATGGCAATTGAAATTGGAACCCAGTCTGCAGGTCTTGCATCTGGCATGGCCGGTCGATTCTTTACACCAGAAGCAGCACTACCTGGTGCAGTAGCAGCAGTGGTTCATAACATCACCGGCGCGATCTACGTTGGATTGGTCCGCAACCGTCCGATGCCAGAGGAAACAAAAGTCTCTGCGAAGAACAAAGACACAGTCGAGGTCTCTCAGTAG
- a CDS encoding thiamine biosynthesis protein, whose translation MSISRTVFGIAATAALSAALVACSPPNENDSPVERSHEIMTTSQSPSTTSSTSTSSEATTTPAAPVEENVEITVSPAALVDGEQVTFDITGLDPEGGYYAAICAAAAAPGNPVPVCTGETADFTSQAWLSNSQPGATTEIAEDGTATVELQATATGEGLDCTVQECVAKVFGDHTEGFRDVAQTPVTFAAA comes from the coding sequence ATGTCTATTTCCCGCACCGTCTTTGGCATCGCAGCCACCGCAGCCCTGTCTGCAGCTCTTGTTGCTTGTTCTCCTCCGAACGAGAATGATTCTCCGGTCGAGCGTTCACATGAGATCATGACCACCTCTCAAAGCCCAAGCACCACCAGCAGCACCTCCACTTCGTCTGAAGCAACCACTACTCCTGCAGCTCCTGTAGAAGAAAATGTAGAGATCACTGTTTCCCCAGCTGCGCTGGTTGACGGTGAGCAGGTTACTTTTGATATCACCGGACTTGATCCAGAAGGTGGCTACTACGCAGCTATTTGTGCTGCCGCAGCTGCTCCAGGAAACCCAGTCCCAGTGTGCACTGGTGAAACCGCAGATTTCACCTCCCAGGCATGGTTGAGCAACTCCCAGCCCGGCGCGACCACTGAGATCGCTGAAGATGGCACCGCAACTGTTGAGTTGCAGGCAACCGCTACCGGCGAAGGCTTAGACTGCACTGTTCAAGAATGTGTGGCAAAGGTTTTTGGTGACCACACTGAAGGCTTCCGCGATGTAGCCCAGACCCCGGTTACTTTCGCTGCTGCTTAA
- the aceA gene encoding isocitrate lyase, with amino-acid sequence MSNVGKPRTAQEIQQDWDTNPRWNGITRDYTADQVADLQGSVIEEHTLARRGSEILWDAVTQEGDGYINALGALTGNQAVQQVRAGLKAVYLSGWQVAGDANLSGHTYPDQSLYPANSVPNVVRRINNALLRSDEIARVEGDTSVDNWLVPIVADGEAGFGGALNVYELQKAMIAAGAAGTHWEDQLASEKKCGHLGGKVLIPTQQHIRTLNSARLAADVANTPTVVIARTDAEAATLITSDIDERDQPFITGERTAEGYYHVQNGLEPCIARAKSYAPYADMIWMETGTPDLELAKQFAEGVRSEFPDQLLSYNCSPSFNWSAHLEADEIAKFQKELGAMGFKFQFITLAGFHSLNYGMFDLAYGYAREGMTSFVDLQNREFKAAEERGFTAVKHQREVGAGYFDQIATTVDPNSSTTALKGSTEEFQFQS; translated from the coding sequence ATGTCAAACGTTGGAAAGCCACGTACCGCACAGGAAATCCAGCAGGATTGGGATACCAACCCTCGCTGGAACGGCATCACCCGCGACTACACCGCAGATCAGGTAGCTGATCTACAGGGTTCCGTCATTGAGGAACACACTCTTGCCCGCCGTGGCTCCGAGATCCTCTGGGATGCAGTCACCCAGGAAGGTGACGGATACATCAACGCCCTCGGCGCACTCACCGGTAACCAGGCTGTTCAGCAGGTCCGTGCAGGTCTGAAGGCTGTCTACCTTTCCGGTTGGCAGGTTGCAGGTGACGCAAACCTTTCTGGCCACACCTACCCTGACCAGTCTCTCTACCCAGCTAACTCTGTTCCAAACGTTGTTCGCCGCATCAACAACGCACTTCTGCGCTCTGATGAAATCGCCCGCGTTGAAGGTGACACCTCCGTTGACAACTGGCTCGTTCCAATCGTTGCCGACGGCGAGGCTGGCTTCGGTGGCGCACTCAACGTCTACGAACTCCAAAAGGCAATGATCGCAGCAGGTGCTGCAGGTACCCACTGGGAAGACCAGCTCGCTTCCGAAAAGAAGTGTGGACACCTCGGCGGCAAGGTTTTGATCCCAACCCAGCAGCACATCCGCACCCTGAACTCTGCCCGCCTAGCGGCAGACGTTGCTAACACCCCAACCGTTGTTATTGCACGTACCGACGCAGAGGCAGCAACCCTGATCACCTCTGATATCGATGAGCGCGATCAACCATTCATCACCGGTGAGCGCACCGCTGAAGGCTACTACCACGTCCAAAATGGTCTCGAGCCATGTATCGCACGTGCAAAGTCCTACGCACCATACGCTGACATGATCTGGATGGAAACCGGCACCCCAGACCTCGAGTTGGCAAAGCAGTTCGCTGAAGGTGTTCGCTCTGAATTCCCAGACCAGCTTCTGTCCTACAACTGCTCCCCTTCCTTCAACTGGTCTGCACACCTCGAGGCAGATGAGATTGCTAAGTTCCAGAAGGAACTCGGCGCGATGGGCTTCAAGTTCCAGTTCATCACCCTCGCAGGATTCCACTCCCTGAACTACGGCATGTTCGACCTGGCTTACGGCTACGCTCGCGAGGGCATGACCTCCTTCGTTGACCTGCAGAACCGTGAGTTCAAGGCAGCTGAAGAGCGCGGCTTCACCGCTGTTAAGCACCAGCGCGAGGTTGGCGCAGGCTACTTCGACCAGATCGCCACCACCGTTGATCCAAACTCTTCTACCACCGCACTGAAGGGTTCTACTGAGGAATTCCAGTTCCAGAGCTAA
- the thpR gene encoding RNA 2',3'-cyclic phosphodiesterase has translation MRLFASISPPIEVTEHLVNALRPYKDDLRWSDPDNWHITLAFYGELPDGAVEDLIEHLSTAARINEEFTIRVKGAGSFNRKNLWMGVGGDTKELRRLMADCLIDPEERRRQRAHLTVAKPSMRQRSREWDPTIPDLVHALSVYEGPEWPVKDIELVSSEPGKGRSGGPLYTTVGTIALASALV, from the coding sequence ATGAGACTGTTCGCTTCTATTTCACCACCAATTGAAGTTACTGAACACCTGGTCAACGCTTTACGTCCCTACAAGGATGACTTGCGGTGGTCAGATCCTGACAACTGGCATATCACTCTGGCTTTTTATGGCGAATTGCCAGATGGGGCAGTCGAAGATCTCATTGAACACCTCTCCACAGCAGCGCGAATCAATGAAGAATTCACCATCAGAGTTAAAGGCGCAGGATCATTTAATCGAAAGAATCTGTGGATGGGAGTTGGCGGGGACACCAAAGAGCTAAGGCGGCTCATGGCTGATTGTCTCATCGACCCGGAAGAACGCCGACGCCAAAGAGCTCACCTCACAGTGGCAAAACCTTCTATGCGCCAACGAAGCAGAGAATGGGATCCAACTATTCCAGATCTTGTGCACGCGTTATCGGTGTACGAAGGCCCTGAATGGCCGGTTAAAGACATTGAGCTGGTTTCTTCAGAACCAGGGAAGGGTAGAAGCGGAGGCCCACTGTATACAACAGTGGGCACGATCGCTTTAGCATCTGCGTTGGTGTAG
- the glcB gene encoding malate synthase G, with amino-acid sequence MTEQQLLSAQTTDNADNADNTVRVEAGGMQVAKVLYDFVTEAVLPRVGVDAEKFWSGFASIARDLTPRNRELLARRDELQTLIDEYHRNNPGTIDQDAYEEFLKEIGYLVEAPEAAEIRTQNIDSEISRTAGPQLVVPILNARFALNAANARWGSLYDALYGTNAIPETDGAEKGKEYNPVRGQKVIEWGRKFLDSVVPLEGASHADVEKYNITDGKLAAHIGDDVHRLVNRDSYRGFTGNFLDPEAILLETNGLHIELQIDPVHPIGKADKTGLKDIVLESAITTIMDFEDSVAAVDADDKTLGYANWFGLNTGELKEEMSKNGRTFTRELNKDRVYIGRNGTELVLHGRSLLFVRNVGHLMQNPSILIDGEEIYEGIMDAVITSVCAIPGIAPQNKMRNSRSGSIYIVKPKQHGPEEVAFTNELFGRVEDLLDLPRHTLKIGVMDEERRTSVNLDACIMEAADRLAFINTGFLDRTGDEIHTSMEAGAMVRKADMQTAPWKQAYEDNNVDAGIQRGLPGKAQIGKGMWAMTELMAEMLEKKIGQPREGANTAWVPSPTGATLHATHYHLVDVFKVQDELRAAGRRDNLRNILTIPTAPNTNWSAEEKKEELDNNCQSILGYVVRWVEQGVGCSKVPDIHDIDLMEDRATLRISSQMLANWIRHDVVSKEQVLESLERMAVVVDKQNAGDEAYRNMAPNYDASIAFQAAKDLIFEGTKSPSGYTEPILHARRREFKAKN; translated from the coding sequence ATGACTGAACAGCAACTGTTGTCTGCTCAGACCACTGACAATGCTGACAACGCTGACAACACCGTGCGCGTCGAAGCCGGTGGAATGCAGGTTGCGAAAGTCCTCTATGACTTTGTGACCGAAGCGGTACTCCCTCGCGTGGGTGTGGATGCAGAAAAGTTCTGGTCCGGATTCGCCAGCATCGCCCGGGATCTCACTCCACGTAACCGCGAGCTGCTTGCTCGCCGCGACGAGCTTCAAACGCTTATCGACGAGTACCACCGCAACAATCCCGGAACCATCGACCAAGACGCTTATGAGGAATTCCTCAAAGAAATCGGATACTTGGTCGAGGCACCTGAGGCTGCAGAAATCCGTACCCAAAATATTGATTCGGAGATCTCTCGAACCGCAGGACCACAGCTGGTCGTTCCAATCCTGAACGCACGTTTCGCATTGAACGCAGCTAATGCTCGTTGGGGCTCACTCTACGATGCGTTGTACGGCACCAACGCCATTCCAGAGACAGATGGTGCTGAAAAGGGCAAGGAATACAACCCAGTTCGTGGACAAAAAGTTATCGAATGGGGTCGCAAGTTCCTAGACAGCGTTGTCCCATTGGAGGGTGCTTCTCACGCGGATGTAGAAAAGTACAACATCACCGACGGAAAATTGGCGGCACATATCGGCGACGATGTGCACCGACTGGTCAACCGTGATTCCTACCGCGGATTCACCGGAAACTTCCTCGACCCAGAAGCAATCCTCCTGGAGACCAACGGCCTGCACATTGAGTTGCAGATCGATCCAGTCCACCCGATCGGTAAAGCTGACAAGACTGGTCTGAAGGACATCGTCTTGGAATCTGCGATCACCACCATCATGGATTTCGAAGACTCCGTCGCCGCCGTTGATGCTGATGACAAGACTCTCGGCTACGCCAACTGGTTCGGTCTTAACACCGGTGAGCTGAAAGAAGAGATGTCCAAAAATGGACGTACTTTCACTCGTGAGCTGAATAAGGACCGCGTTTACATTGGCCGCAATGGTACCGAGCTAGTTCTTCACGGACGTTCCTTACTGTTTGTCCGCAACGTTGGTCACCTCATGCAAAACCCATCAATCTTGATTGACGGCGAGGAAATCTACGAAGGCATCATGGACGCTGTGATCACCTCTGTATGTGCGATCCCTGGAATTGCACCACAAAACAAGATGCGCAATTCCCGCTCTGGCTCCATCTACATCGTGAAGCCAAAGCAGCACGGACCTGAAGAAGTTGCGTTCACCAATGAACTGTTCGGACGTGTCGAGGATCTGCTTGACCTGCCACGCCACACCTTAAAGATTGGTGTGATGGATGAGGAACGTCGAACCTCCGTTAACCTTGATGCCTGCATCATGGAAGCCGCTGATCGACTGGCCTTCATCAACACCGGATTCCTGGATCGTACTGGTGATGAGATCCACACCTCCATGGAAGCAGGAGCAATGGTTCGCAAGGCCGATATGCAAACTGCACCGTGGAAGCAAGCCTATGAGGACAACAACGTTGATGCAGGTATTCAGCGTGGTCTGCCAGGCAAGGCTCAGATCGGTAAGGGCATGTGGGCTATGACGGAACTCATGGCTGAGATGCTGGAGAAGAAGATTGGTCAACCTCGTGAAGGCGCTAATACCGCATGGGTTCCATCACCAACCGGAGCAACCCTGCACGCAACGCACTACCACTTGGTCGATGTGTTCAAGGTTCAAGATGAGCTTCGCGCTGCTGGTCGACGCGACAACTTACGCAACATTTTGACCATTCCAACCGCTCCTAACACCAATTGGTCTGCGGAGGAAAAGAAGGAAGAACTGGACAACAACTGCCAGTCCATCCTCGGATATGTTGTGCGCTGGGTTGAGCAAGGTGTTGGCTGCTCTAAGGTTCCAGATATCCACGACATCGATTTGATGGAAGACCGCGCAACACTGCGTATTTCCTCACAGATGCTGGCCAACTGGATCCGCCATGATGTTGTGTCCAAGGAGCAAGTTCTAGAGTCGCTGGAACGAATGGCAGTGGTCGTCGACAAGCAAAACGCCGGGGACGAAGCCTACCGCAATATGGCGCCGAACTACGACGCCTCAATTGCCTTCCAGGCCGCCAAGGACTTGATTTTTGAAGGCACCAAGTCCCCATCCGGCTACACCGAGCCCATCTTGCACGCGCGCCGCCGCGAGTTCAAAGCAAAAAACTAA